One region of Gossypium raimondii isolate GPD5lz chromosome 6, ASM2569854v1, whole genome shotgun sequence genomic DNA includes:
- the LOC105773359 gene encoding elongation factor 1-alpha, translating to MGKEKVHINIVVIGHVDSGKSTTTGHLIYKLGGIDKRVIERFEKEAAEMNKRSFKYAWVLDKLKAERERGITIDIALWKFETTKYYCTVIDAPGHRDFIKNMITGTSQADCAVLIIDSTTGGFEAGISKDGQTREHALLAFTLGVKQMICCCNKMDATTPKYSKARYDEIVKEVSSYLKKVGYNPEKIPFVPISGFEGDNMIERSTNLDWYKGPTLLEALDQINEPKRPSDKPLRLPLQDVYKIGGIGTVPVGRVETGILKPGMVVTFGPSGLTTEVKSVEMHHEALSEALPGDNVGFNVKNVAVKDLKRGFVASNSKDDPAKEAANFTSQVIIMNHPGQIGNGYAPVLDCHTSHIAVKFSEILTKIDRRSGKELEKEPKFLKNGDAGLIKMVPTKPMVVETFSEYPPLGRFAVRDMRQTVAVGVIKNVEKKDPTGAKVTKSAAKKK from the exons ATGGGTAAGGAGAAGGTTCACATCAACATTGTTGTTATAGGACATGTCGACTCTGGAAAGTCGACCACCACTGGTCACTTGATCTACAAGCTTGGTGGTATCGACAAGCGTGTGATCGAAAGGTTTGAGAAGGAAGCTGCTGAGATGAACAAGAGGTCATTCAAGTATGCTTGGGTGCTTGACAAGTTGAAAGCAGAACGTGAGCGTGGTATTACCATTGATATTGCCTTGTGGAAGTTTGAGACCACCAAATACTATTGCACTGTCATTGATGCTCCCGGACATCGTGACTTTATCAAAAACATGATCACTGGTACCTCTCAGGCTGACTGTGCTGTCCTTATCATTGACTCCACCACTGGAGGTTTCGAGGCTGGTATTTCAAAGGATGGGCAGACACGTGAACATGCTTTGCTTGCCTTTACTCTTGGTGTGAAGCAAATGATTTGTTGTTGCAACAAG ATGGATGCCACAACTCCCAAATACTCAAAGGCAAGGTACGATGAAATCGTGAAGGAGGTTTCTTCATACTTGAAGAAGGTTGGTTACAACCCTGAGAAGATTCCATTCGTCCCTATCTCTGGTTTTGAGGGTGACAACATGATTGAGAGATCGACCAACCTTGATTGGTACAAGGGTCCAACTCTGCTCGAGGCTCTTGACCAGATCAATGAGCCCAAGCGACCCTCTGACAAGCCCCTTCGTCTCCCACTTCAGGATGTCTACAAGATTGGTGGTATTGGAACTGTCCCAGTGGGTCGTGTTGAAACTGGTATCCTCAAGCCAGGTATGGTTGTTACTTTCGGTCCTTCGGGATTAACCACTGAAGTTAAATCCGTTGAAATGCACCATGAGGCTCTTTCCGAGGCTCTTCCTGGTGACAATGTCGGTTTCAATGTTAAGAATGTTGCTGTCAAGGATCTCAAGCGAGGATTCGTTGCTTCTAACTCAAAGGATGATCCAGCAAAGGAGGCAGCCAACTTCACCTCCCAAGTCATCATCATGAACCATCCTGGCCAGATTGGAAACGGATATGCTCCTGTCCTTGATTGCCACACCTCCCACATTGCTGTCAAGTTTTCAGAAATCTTGACCAAAATCGATAGACGATCCGGTAAGGAGCTTGAAAAggagcccaagttcttgaagaacGGCGATGCTGGATTGATTAAGATGGTTCCCACCAAGCCCATGGTTGTGGAAACCTTTTCCGAGTATCCCCCACTCGGTCGTTTCGCTGTGAGAGACATGAGGCAGACAGTTGCTGTCGGTGTCATCAAGAATGTGGAGAAGAAGGATCCAACTGGAGCCAAGGTAACCAAGTCCGCTGCCAAGAAGAAGTGA
- the LOC105774098 gene encoding uncharacterized protein LOC105774098 yields MARTALFHLLRSQSKQLISRNIHSGYRCRFATLSGTQYAKPNLNYATSIFSVQKRWASQAKTTEDDNKISIGPRKSKEDDENEKDAGVVYHGPISSTIKKVKMLSLSTCCLSVSLGPVITFMTSPDMNVIVKGAVASSVIFLSATTTAALHWFVSPYIHKIRWQPGSDSFEVEMMSWLATYIPRTIKFADIRPAETNRPFVTFKANGNFYFVDAEHCHNKALLARLTPQKATHESALKNL; encoded by the exons ATGGCGAGAACTGCTCTCTTCCACTTGCTTCGATCCCAATCCAAGCAACTCATTTCCAGAAACATCCATTCAg GTTATCGTTGTAGGTTTGCAACACTGTCTGGCACCCAATATGCAAAGCCGAACCTCAACTATGCAACGAGCATTTTCAGTGTCCAAAAAAGATGGGCTTCTCAAGCTAAGACAACTGAGGATGACAACAAAATCAGCATTGGTCCTCGTAAAAGCAAAGAAGACGACGAAAATGAGAAGGATGCCGGGGTTGTTTACCACGGTCCGATTTCTTCTACAATCAAGAAAGTAAAGATGCTTTCACTTTCGACCTGCTGCCTCTCGGTATCGTTAGGCCCTGTCATTACATTCATGACTTCTCCTGATATGAATGTGATTGTGAAAGGTGCAGTAGCATCCTCTGTGATATTCCTTAGTGCTACAACAACTGCCGCACTTCACTGGTTCGTGAGCCCTTACATCCACAAAATCCGGTGGCAGCCTGGTTCAGACAGCTTTGAGGTGGAGATGATGTCTTGGTTAGCAACATATATTCCACGAACCATTAAGTTTGCAGACATCCGTCCAGCCGAGACCAACAGGCCATTCGTGACATTTAAGGCCAATGGGAACTTCTACTTTGTAGATGCTGAGCATTGCCATAACAAGGCTTTGTTGGCAAGACTCACACCCCAGAAAGCAACTCATGAGTCAGCTCTTAAGAACTTATGA